The sequence TAGACTAGGAGGCGACGGCATCGACAAGAGGGGGCGTCGTTGACGGGAGGCGGCGTTGACAGGTAGCCCTGGGCGGAGTCCATGGCCGACGGCAGCGCTCAGAACCCTAATCACCAGAGGTGTAGACTGCGTTCGGTCGCGAGGTTGCACGGGGGGCCGCGATGGTACCAGTTCATACTTTTTATGTGATGGCAATTGCGGGTAAATATGACTCAAGTCGGTGCACACTCTCATTTCATCCACCCACAAAAGCCAGAGAAGCACGTTTCAACTTGCTTTTGGCTTCTGGCTTCCGATAGTTCATTTTTGTTCTCGATTTTGGCCAGCTACTTCCAAAAGCAAGTTGTTTGGAGGACGAATCCAAGAAACTGAAGCAAAATCGCAAAGAAAAGACATAATAGTCCAGCTGCAGTTCATCCAAGAACAAAATTGCTAATAAATCACAAAGCATGACTCGTCTTGGTGAGTTTTTTTAGGAGGGGTGGGGGGTGCGGCTCTTTCCCGTTGTGTATTCCGGCAGCGTGTCGTTGTGGTgcagaaggcgatgatgacccAAATAAAGATGGTAACGGGTAAAATACTCGCGGATAGAGGCTACCTAAACCCGTACCCACGAGCTTATACCCGCGCCCGTTACCCACCACGGGTAAGAAATGCTACCCGCGCCCACTACCCGCGGGCATCTTATACCCACGGGCGCGTCCATATGCCGCCTAAAGCACGGGTTTACGGGTAATTATGATGAATTTGTATACCTAAGCTTCTAGATTATATATCTAGTGGTGATTTGGACCCACATATAACATGATTGGAGCGGGTTTACGGGTTCACAGGCACGGGTATGCCTTTTTATTGCCCGCGACCTTTTGTCCATCGAGTTTAAGATCAAACTCGCACCCATACCCGCGGGCAAGCATTGAAACCTAAACCCGCACCCGTCGGGTTTCTTACCAACGGGCACACAGGTAATCTTTATCTGTTTCCATCTTTAGGCCCAAAGGTGGGCTTGCAGGAAAATGAAGGGAAGAGAGATATGAAACAGTGACAGGTGGGGCTGGGGCACTGCTGTTTAGGGTAGAAGGGTATATGAGTCATTTTGAGTTAGTCTCTCTTCTATTCatcaaaatattatatattaatGGCTGAACTGTCTTCCAGCAAATATCCACTATTTCGCTGTGGCCAGCATCAAAGATAAAAGTGTCCGGGAGAAAAATTTGGCAAAGCAAAAAAGAAGGCAATATAAGCTTCGTATTTTCATTCTCCCTTGAAACATGGGCTCATCGGCTACAAGATGGCATGAACAGCGATCGTCTACCCGGCCCGGTCAGAAGATCCTCTCTCCCTGTAACCAAAGCCCATGAACCAACATTCCCTAAGCTGATACCCATCACATCATTAGCCCACTTCATAACCCTCAAAAAAGCCCAGCCCATCATTAGCCGACGGCCTTAacaaacacgttctttcttttgacCGGCCCTTATAGCCTTTACTAAGGCCCAAAAAGCCCAACAACTGGGCCGCCGTCGCCAACCGACTCCGAGGAAACCTCGCCTCCACTAATCCCCAATCTCGCGTCGCCCCCCACCCTAATCGCCGCCACCAACCCGATCTGGCGATCCGCCGCTGCCATGGCCCGCTCGGAGCACCGCCTCGCGTCCGCCGTGGTGCGCCTCCCCGGCTGCTCCAGGGTCTCTGCGTCGCCCTCCCCGCGCCGCGACCGCCGCCGCGACCGCTCCCCAAGCCCCTACCGCTACCGCAGCCGCGATCGCTCCGCAAGCCCCTACCGCGACCGCCGCCGCCAGTGGTCACCCTACCACCACGACCGAGGTCGGGACCGGGTACGGGACCGAGACTTCGACCCACCCGTCCGCGGTGGCGGGGGTGGGGGCGGGGCCTGGTCCGgctccgacgacgacgacgaggacctCAAGGGCCTCAGCTACTCCGAGTACCGCCGCCTCAAGCGCCAGAAAATCCGCAAGGGAATGAAGCGGTGCATCTGGAACATCACGCCCAGCCCACCTCGGGTCGAGGGCGACGAGGAGTACTACGGTTACAgcgacgaagaggaggaggagaaggaatcCACGAAGAAGAAGGGCTCACCGGAGgggagcgaggaggaggagagcaaggATGCGTCGGAGTCTGAGTCTGGTGAGTCAGTTAGCCATTCCGATGATTCtaggaggaaaaagaaagggaggAAGAGCAGTAGTCGCCGTAGCAGCAAGCGAAGCCGGCGCCACCATCGCCGTCGCTCCTGCGATTCCGAGACAGAGAGCGATAGTGAGAGCAACGAAGATTCAGAGGGCTCATATGATTCTGAGGACTCTAGGGatatgaagagcaagaagaggTCGCGGAGGCACAAGAAATCTAAGAGGAGGGATAGGAGCTCAAGGCGGAAGAAGAGGAACAGCCAGGATAGAGCCTCAGAACAAAGCTCTGAGGAGGAAGATAATTCTGGCTCTAGCCCGAGGGACagtaagaaaaagaataagagcACAAAGAGGAAGAGGGGCAAGCGCTCTGACTCTGAAGAATCAATCCCTTCTGATGCCAATGCTGATGCAAAGGAAGTTGATGAAT is a genomic window of Phragmites australis chromosome 17, lpPhrAust1.1, whole genome shotgun sequence containing:
- the LOC133897413 gene encoding uncharacterized protein LOC133897413, whose product is MARSEHRLASAVVRLPGCSRVSASPSPRRDRRRDRSPSPYRYRSRDRSASPYRDRRRQWSPYHHDRGRDRVRDRDFDPPVRGGGGGGGAWSGSDDDDEDLKGLSYSEYRRLKRQKIRKGMKRCIWNITPSPPRVEGDEEYYGYSDEEEEEKESTKKKGSPEGSEEEESKDASESESGESVSHSDDSRRKKKGRKSSSRRSSKRSRRHHRRRSCDSETESDSESNEDSEGSYDSEDSRDMKSKKRSRRHKKSKRRDRSSRRKKRNSQDRASEQSSEEEDNSGSSPRDSKKKNKSTKRKRGKRSDSEESIPSDANADAKEVDESMVPEIDPEAIKFKEMLEAQKKATLENETPVGPMPLPRTEGHISYGGALRPGEGDAIAQYVQQGKRIPRRGEVGLSADEIQKFEDLGYVMSGSRHQRMNAIRIRKENQVYSAEDKRALAMFNYEEKSIREHKVMADLQRLVQRTIGHDVGPSHDPFATTDG